From Aurantimicrobium sp. INA4, one genomic window encodes:
- a CDS encoding MaoC family dehydratase N-terminal domain-containing protein — MAVNPELQGRVFPPTVPYLVGREKIREFSRAVLSTNPINFDVDAAQAAGHSDLVAPTTFPVVVQEATLAQLLAEPDAGIDFSRVVHGEQRFTYTRAIVAGDELTATLTVSSVKSLGGHNMVTADSEIVDADGKHVVTAISTLVVRGGED, encoded by the coding sequence GTGGCTGTAAATCCTGAACTTCAAGGTCGTGTTTTTCCTCCGACCGTCCCGTATCTCGTTGGACGCGAAAAGATTCGCGAGTTTTCTCGCGCAGTGCTCTCGACCAACCCCATCAACTTTGATGTGGACGCAGCGCAGGCTGCCGGCCACAGCGACCTCGTTGCCCCCACAACATTTCCAGTCGTCGTGCAGGAGGCCACCCTGGCGCAACTCTTAGCCGAGCCGGATGCAGGCATCGACTTCTCCCGCGTCGTGCATGGGGAACAGCGCTTCACCTACACCCGAGCCATTGTTGCCGGAGATGAGCTCACCGCAACCTTGACCGTCTCCAGCGTAAAGAGCTTGGGTGGACACAACATGGTCACCGCTGACTCTGAGATAGTTGACGCGGACGGAAAGCATGTTGTGACTGCTATCTCCACGCTGGTCGTTCGAGGAGGTGAGGACTAA
- a CDS encoding MaoC family dehydratase, producing the protein MVDFSTLSKGDVIAEENFHLTRDNLVRYAGASGDFNPIHYRDDVAVSVGLPGVLAHGMLTMGLAVQPVSNWAGDPARIVDYQVRFTRPVLVDGQTGADVTVSAAVGALEEDTQIVRIDLTVKFNDETVLGKAQVRVNLA; encoded by the coding sequence ATGGTTGACTTCTCAACACTGTCTAAAGGCGATGTCATCGCCGAAGAGAACTTCCACCTCACCCGAGACAACTTGGTTCGATACGCCGGGGCCTCTGGCGATTTCAACCCCATTCACTACCGCGACGATGTTGCCGTCTCAGTTGGACTTCCTGGAGTTCTTGCGCACGGCATGCTCACGATGGGACTAGCTGTTCAACCTGTGTCCAACTGGGCGGGTGATCCTGCTCGCATCGTGGACTATCAGGTTCGCTTTACACGCCCTGTCCTTGTTGATGGCCAAACTGGCGCAGATGTCACCGTCTCCGCAGCAGTGGGTGCACTGGAAGAAGACACACAGATTGTACGTATCGATCTGACCGTGAAGTTCAACGACGAGACAGTCCTGGGTAAAGCCCAGGTTCGCGTCAACCTTGCCTAA
- the secE gene encoding preprotein translocase subunit SecE has translation MAQDVADEPGEDIVARAKKDRAAKRNPFSRIALFLRQVMGELKKVVTPTRKELINYVLVVLAFVTIMLLIVSAMDAVFGWTVIAVFGDLGATTPAG, from the coding sequence ATGGCGCAAGACGTAGCCGACGAGCCCGGTGAGGACATCGTCGCACGCGCAAAAAAGGATCGTGCTGCCAAGCGCAATCCTTTCTCGCGCATTGCGCTCTTCCTTCGTCAGGTAATGGGTGAACTCAAGAAAGTCGTCACCCCTACCCGTAAAGAACTCATCAACTATGTGTTGGTAGTTCTCGCCTTCGTCACCATCATGTTGTTGATTGTGTCGGCGATGGACGCAGTATTTGGCTGGACCGTAATTGCCGTATTCGGTGACCTCGGTGCAACAACACCTGCTGGATAA
- a CDS encoding ATP-binding protein: protein MSSTGRTPWTLRRRLTVTMAGLLVVAAALIGVVSVVSLRAFLVDRLDQQITNAVVRSTAAVSNGMENGRPGHHDDGDDDHDDRPNDALLAPGQAAGTLVAIVDPSGQVTAGVLNNRGAVVAVNLEDTAALAAVDSHGAPETIHVKGAGEYRAVAVEAQDGSSLVIALPMVEVNAATTQLLIVILIVTGLGVAAAIVVGRILIRYELRPLDRVADTATRVSELPLDKGDVDLGERLNEEDTDPRTEVGRVGSAFNNMLVHIGRALTARQASEEKVRRFVADASHELRTPLASIRGYAELTRRSGATLPEDVSHSLNRIESEATRMTGLVEDLLLLARLDEGRELEHQQVDLSRIVVDSVSDAHAAGPDHTWDIDIPEVPVEVLGDQARLHQVVVNLLANARVHTPAGSTVRVVLEETEDSVNLRVIDNGPGIPADQMPALFERFSRGDASRTRATGSTGLGLAIVNAVVHAHNGTVSVRSEPGNTQFTVTLPKA from the coding sequence ATGTCTTCAACAGGTCGCACTCCCTGGACTTTGCGTCGTCGCCTCACGGTTACGATGGCGGGGTTACTAGTTGTTGCTGCAGCACTCATTGGTGTGGTCAGCGTGGTGTCATTGCGCGCGTTTCTTGTCGACCGATTAGACCAACAAATAACCAATGCCGTTGTTCGTTCAACAGCAGCAGTATCTAACGGAATGGAAAACGGCAGACCTGGTCACCATGACGATGGTGATGATGATCACGATGACCGACCCAATGATGCACTCCTTGCCCCTGGTCAAGCGGCCGGAACACTCGTAGCCATAGTTGATCCCTCGGGACAGGTCACTGCCGGTGTCCTCAACAACCGCGGTGCGGTTGTTGCTGTGAACTTAGAAGACACCGCCGCCTTGGCTGCTGTTGACTCCCACGGTGCTCCAGAAACTATTCATGTGAAGGGAGCCGGTGAGTATCGTGCTGTAGCTGTAGAAGCACAAGACGGTTCATCACTCGTCATCGCGCTACCTATGGTGGAAGTAAACGCTGCCACCACCCAATTGCTCATCGTGATTTTGATTGTCACGGGGCTCGGTGTTGCTGCCGCAATTGTGGTTGGCCGAATTCTTATCCGGTATGAGCTTCGTCCACTTGATCGCGTGGCAGACACGGCAACACGTGTGTCCGAATTGCCTCTGGATAAGGGTGATGTGGACTTAGGTGAGCGCCTGAACGAAGAAGACACAGATCCGCGCACTGAAGTTGGTCGAGTGGGCTCAGCCTTCAACAACATGCTGGTTCACATTGGTCGGGCACTGACTGCTCGCCAGGCAAGTGAGGAGAAGGTGCGACGCTTTGTGGCTGATGCAAGTCACGAACTGAGAACACCCCTAGCCTCCATCAGGGGATATGCCGAACTAACCAGGCGCAGTGGTGCAACTTTGCCAGAAGACGTCAGTCATTCCCTCAACCGTATTGAATCCGAAGCAACTCGCATGACTGGTTTGGTTGAGGATTTGCTGTTGCTGGCTCGACTCGATGAGGGTCGTGAACTAGAGCACCAACAGGTTGATCTTTCCCGCATCGTGGTCGATTCCGTCAGTGATGCGCACGCTGCAGGACCAGACCACACGTGGGACATTGACATTCCTGAGGTACCTGTTGAGGTGTTGGGTGACCAGGCTCGACTGCACCAAGTTGTTGTCAACCTCCTGGCTAACGCACGTGTGCATACTCCCGCAGGTTCAACGGTTCGAGTTGTTCTTGAAGAAACCGAGGACAGCGTCAACTTGAGAGTAATTGATAACGGCCCAGGTATTCCTGCAGACCAAATGCCTGCCCTGTTTGAACGCTTTTCGCGCGGAGACGCTTCACGCACCCGTGCGACAGGA
- the rplK gene encoding 50S ribosomal protein L11 encodes MAPKKKVTGLIKLQIQAGAANPAPPVGPALGQHGVNIMDFCKAYNAATESQRGNIIPVEITVYEDRSFDFILKTPPAAEMIKKAAGVAKGSGTPHTVKVAKLTQAQVQTIAEAKMADLNANDIEAAKLIIAGTARSMGITVEG; translated from the coding sequence ATGGCACCGAAAAAGAAGGTCACAGGTCTGATTAAGCTTCAGATCCAGGCCGGCGCCGCGAATCCAGCTCCTCCTGTTGGTCCCGCTCTGGGTCAGCACGGTGTGAACATCATGGATTTCTGCAAGGCATACAACGCAGCAACCGAATCACAGCGCGGAAACATCATCCCCGTTGAGATCACCGTTTACGAAGACCGTTCATTCGACTTCATCCTCAAGACTCCTCCTGCAGCTGAAATGATCAAGAAGGCTGCTGGCGTTGCTAAGGGTTCTGGTACTCCTCACACTGTGAAGGTTGCCAAGCTCACCCAGGCACAGGTTCAGACCATTGCAGAAGCAAAGATGGCTGACCTCAACGCAAACGACATTGAAGCTGCAAAGCTCATCATTGCCGGAACCGCTCGTTCCATGGGCATCACGGTAGAGGGCTAA
- the rplA gene encoding 50S ribosomal protein L1, with protein MAKKSKAYLAAAAKVEEGKLYTATEAVALAKETGSAKFNSTVEVALKLGVDPRKADQMVRGTVMLPHGTGKTARVIVFATGPAAEAAVAAGADEVGGDELIEKVAAGYTDFDAAVSTPELMGKVGRLGKVLGPRNLMPNPKTGTVTPDVAKAVSDIKGGKIEFKVDKHSNVHFIVGKASFTAEQLSENINAALEEVVRLKPSSAKGRYIQKGAVSTTFGPGIPLDVASI; from the coding sequence ATGGCTAAGAAGTCAAAGGCATATCTTGCTGCTGCCGCAAAGGTAGAAGAAGGCAAGCTGTACACCGCAACCGAAGCAGTCGCACTTGCTAAGGAAACCGGTTCCGCAAAATTCAACAGCACCGTTGAGGTAGCCCTCAAGCTCGGTGTTGACCCTCGTAAGGCAGACCAGATGGTTCGTGGAACCGTCATGCTCCCTCACGGCACCGGTAAGACTGCACGCGTTATCGTGTTCGCAACCGGTCCTGCTGCTGAAGCTGCTGTTGCAGCTGGTGCAGACGAGGTTGGCGGAGACGAGCTCATCGAGAAGGTAGCCGCTGGTTACACCGATTTCGATGCAGCTGTTTCTACCCCTGAACTCATGGGTAAGGTTGGTCGTCTCGGTAAGGTACTCGGTCCTCGTAACCTGATGCCAAACCCCAAGACTGGAACCGTAACCCCAGATGTAGCTAAGGCTGTTAGCGACATCAAGGGCGGAAAGATCGAATTCAAGGTAGACAAGCACTCCAACGTTCACTTCATCGTTGGTAAGGCTTCGTTCACCGCAGAGCAGCTTAGCGAAAACATCAACGCAGCTCTCGAAGAAGTTGTTCGCCTCAAGCCTTCATCGGCAAAGGGTCGCTACATCCAGAAGGGCGCTGTCTCGACCACCTTCGGTCCTGGCATCCCACTTGATGTTGCAAGCATCTAA
- a CDS encoding YqaJ viral recombinase family protein — protein sequence MPETKPQAEFPHIAYLDRLVTDGTDEAAWLRARARGITATDVAKLNSVNAIPTAALEKLRGSTFTGNVFTDHGKAREPVIAAWVKENFSINPSSALFHAEPEPRHLATPDGIGVIEETLVLAEIKTSQKPFEGVPAGYLRQVYWQQYVLGAERTLFVWEQHENFVPVSDTPKHIWIERDERAIRELVYLANGLIGELHRLTN from the coding sequence ATGCCTGAGACGAAACCGCAGGCAGAATTCCCTCATATTGCCTATCTTGATCGTCTCGTCACCGACGGAACGGATGAAGCAGCGTGGCTTCGCGCCCGAGCACGCGGAATTACCGCCACCGATGTCGCCAAGCTCAATAGTGTTAACGCCATTCCCACCGCAGCATTGGAAAAGCTTCGCGGATCCACCTTTACTGGCAATGTTTTCACGGATCACGGAAAAGCTCGAGAACCGGTTATCGCTGCCTGGGTGAAAGAAAACTTTTCCATCAACCCCAGCTCTGCCCTGTTTCATGCAGAGCCCGAACCGAGACATCTGGCTACGCCAGATGGCATAGGTGTCATTGAAGAAACCCTCGTACTTGCCGAGATAAAGACTAGTCAAAAGCCCTTCGAGGGTGTCCCTGCCGGATATCTTCGTCAGGTCTATTGGCAGCAATATGTTCTCGGAGCAGAAAGAACGTTGTTCGTCTGGGAACAGCATGAGAACTTTGTTCCCGTTTCAGATACTCCCAAACACATCTGGATTGAGCGCGACGAGCGTGCAATTCGAGAACTTGTCTACCTTGCCAATGGACTTATTGGTGAGCTCCACCGCCTCACAAACTAA
- a CDS encoding pyridoxal phosphate-dependent aminotransferase: MPELKRISSRISAIAESATLKVDAKAKALQAAGRPVISYAAGEPDFSTPAHIVDAALAAVKDPKNYRYTPAAGLPELKQAIADKTKRDSGWAVDPSQVIVTNGGKQAVYQAFATLLDPGDEVLVPTPYWTTYPEAIKLAGGKQVDVFAGADQNYLVTVDQLEAARTDKTKVLLFVSPSNPTGAVYSPEQTKAIGEWADKHGLWVIADEIYQNLTYDGLKAVSIVDAVPALQDRTILVNGVAKTYAMTGWRLGWMVGPADAIKAAANLQSHLSSNVSNISQRAAIAALTGPQEPVEEMREAFDRRRKLIVEELRKIPGFEVPMPEGAFYVYCDVTGLLNKEWGGVTPTNSLELADLILDQAEVAAVPGEAFGPSGYLRFSYALGDAQLLEGVQRLQKLFGTK, encoded by the coding sequence GTGCCTGAATTGAAGCGTATTTCTTCTCGTATTTCCGCCATCGCAGAGTCTGCGACCCTCAAGGTAGATGCCAAGGCAAAAGCCTTACAAGCTGCTGGTCGCCCCGTTATCAGCTATGCAGCTGGTGAACCAGACTTCTCCACACCTGCTCACATCGTGGATGCGGCACTGGCTGCGGTGAAAGATCCCAAGAACTACCGCTACACCCCCGCCGCCGGTTTACCCGAACTCAAGCAAGCCATCGCGGATAAAACAAAGCGCGACAGCGGTTGGGCTGTAGACCCCAGCCAGGTCATCGTCACCAACGGTGGCAAGCAGGCTGTGTACCAAGCTTTTGCAACGCTGCTTGATCCAGGTGATGAGGTACTTGTTCCTACCCCGTACTGGACCACCTACCCCGAGGCCATCAAGCTTGCTGGTGGTAAGCAGGTTGACGTTTTCGCTGGCGCCGACCAGAACTACCTTGTCACCGTGGACCAGCTCGAAGCAGCTCGCACGGACAAAACCAAGGTGTTGCTTTTCGTCTCGCCCTCGAACCCCACTGGTGCTGTTTACTCCCCCGAGCAAACCAAAGCCATTGGTGAGTGGGCTGACAAGCACGGCCTGTGGGTTATCGCAGATGAGATTTACCAAAACCTGACTTATGACGGCCTCAAGGCTGTCTCCATCGTGGACGCTGTTCCTGCCCTGCAAGACCGCACCATCTTGGTCAACGGTGTTGCCAAGACTTATGCCATGACCGGGTGGCGTCTGGGCTGGATGGTTGGCCCCGCCGATGCCATCAAGGCCGCTGCCAACCTTCAATCACACTTGAGCTCCAACGTCTCCAACATCTCCCAGCGTGCAGCTATCGCAGCACTCACCGGGCCTCAAGAGCCTGTCGAGGAAATGCGTGAAGCATTCGATCGCCGTCGCAAGCTCATCGTTGAAGAACTCCGCAAGATTCCCGGCTTCGAGGTTCCCATGCCTGAGGGCGCGTTCTATGTTTACTGTGACGTCACGGGACTTTTGAACAAGGAGTGGGGTGGAGTCACTCCAACGAACTCTCTCGAGCTCGCTGACCTGATCCTTGATCAAGCAGAGGTAGCTGCAGTTCCTGGTGAGGCATTTGGTCCCAGCGGATACCTCCGCTTTAGTTATGCCCTTGGAGATGCACAACTTCTAGAAGGCGTTCAGCGCCTGCAGAAACTCTTTGGCACGAAGTAG
- a CDS encoding GNAT family protein — MSLPEIPVLEGDYVRLEPLSNERIDELKAACKDGNLYELWYTVVPSPEGMKAEIERRLGLYSAGSMMPFATIDVSSGKAVGMTTFMNMKLENLKVEIGSTWMASSFQGTALNPEAKLLMLSYAFDVLGCNAVELRTHEKNAQSRAAIEKLGAKLDGMLRNDMVMPNGTLRNTAVYSITKDEWPAVHDGLIARLDDFEQAEEA, encoded by the coding sequence ATGTCACTTCCCGAGATTCCAGTTCTTGAGGGCGACTACGTTCGCTTAGAGCCCCTGAGCAATGAGCGTATTGATGAGCTCAAAGCTGCATGCAAAGATGGCAATCTCTACGAGCTTTGGTACACCGTAGTTCCCAGCCCCGAGGGAATGAAAGCAGAGATAGAACGCCGGCTGGGCCTCTATAGCGCAGGAAGCATGATGCCTTTTGCCACGATTGATGTTTCCTCAGGCAAGGCCGTCGGCATGACCACATTCATGAACATGAAACTGGAGAACTTAAAGGTTGAGATTGGCTCCACTTGGATGGCGAGTAGCTTCCAAGGAACAGCCCTCAACCCCGAGGCAAAACTTCTGATGCTGAGCTACGCCTTTGATGTTTTGGGGTGCAACGCAGTCGAACTGCGCACGCATGAAAAGAATGCTCAGTCCCGCGCTGCAATTGAAAAGCTTGGCGCCAAGCTCGACGGCATGCTTCGCAACGACATGGTGATGCCCAATGGCACCCTGCGCAACACTGCCGTGTATTCCATCACGAAGGACGAGTGGCCTGCCGTACACGATGGTCTTATTGCTCGTCTTGATGACTTTGAGCAGGCAGAAGAGGCCTAG
- the hisC gene encoding histidinol-phosphate transaminase has product MIKQPAHIENIPAYKPGKSTVDGWDGPVYKLSSNENPYPPLPSVIQAITNAASTMHRYPNMAAPELTAALAKRLNVKDSEIAFGTGSVEVAGQLIRAFAGHGDEVIYAWRSFEAYPILVRGAGATPVEVPLTADHRHDLPAMLAAITPATKVIFICTPNNPTGTAVGHDELREFLSQVPSHILVVIDEAYVHFQNDPKAARGIELYREFENVAVLHTFSKAYGLAALRLGYTVARPDVMEGLAKVALPFGVTDIAQAAGVASLAAEPELQERIDVLLQERDKLEAYLATTVWDVPLSQANFVWLAAGEETDSLQAHLMSRGIIGRAFSGTGIRISIGSPEANLALIDALDSYSRS; this is encoded by the coding sequence GTGATTAAGCAGCCTGCGCACATTGAGAACATCCCTGCCTACAAACCAGGGAAGTCCACTGTGGATGGCTGGGATGGTCCGGTGTACAAGCTCTCCTCGAATGAGAACCCGTATCCACCGCTTCCCTCCGTTATTCAGGCCATCACGAATGCAGCATCAACAATGCACCGCTATCCCAATATGGCTGCACCCGAACTCACAGCAGCTTTGGCAAAGCGTTTGAATGTCAAGGACTCAGAAATCGCCTTTGGCACTGGATCAGTTGAGGTTGCTGGACAGCTCATTCGTGCTTTCGCCGGTCATGGCGATGAAGTCATATATGCGTGGCGTTCTTTCGAGGCTTATCCCATCTTGGTTCGTGGGGCTGGTGCAACGCCAGTTGAAGTTCCCCTCACAGCCGATCATCGTCATGATCTTCCTGCCATGCTTGCGGCGATTACTCCCGCAACCAAAGTCATCTTCATTTGCACGCCGAATAACCCCACGGGCACAGCTGTCGGCCATGACGAGTTGCGGGAATTCCTTTCCCAGGTTCCTTCACACATCCTCGTGGTGATTGATGAGGCCTATGTTCACTTTCAAAACGATCCCAAAGCAGCACGGGGAATTGAGCTTTACCGAGAGTTTGAGAATGTAGCTGTCCTGCACACCTTCTCGAAGGCATACGGTCTTGCTGCTTTGCGTTTGGGATATACCGTTGCTCGCCCTGACGTGATGGAGGGCCTAGCTAAGGTCGCACTGCCTTTTGGAGTAACCGATATTGCTCAAGCAGCAGGTGTTGCTTCATTAGCTGCTGAGCCTGAACTTCAAGAACGCATCGATGTTTTGCTGCAGGAACGAGACAAACTCGAAGCCTACCTCGCAACGACCGTATGGGATGTTCCCTTGTCTCAAGCTAACTTTGTCTGGCTTGCCGCAGGTGAGGAGACAGACTCTCTACAAGCGCATCTGATGAGCCGAGGAATTATCGGGCGGGCATTCAGTGGCACAGGTATTCGTATATCTATCGGATCTCCTGAGGCCAACCTTGCCCTGATAGATGCGTTGGATAGCTATAGCCGGAGCTAG
- the nusG gene encoding transcription termination/antitermination protein NusG: MTDSTREDEQLLEAALDALTETDAAAVVDVEADEVIADALDIDTIEEAEAAIVASEDEEEVAEDPYAAFEAELRTLPGKWYVIHSYAGFERKVKHNIENRRTSMQLNDFIFQIEVPMEDVVEIKNGQRKMVTRVRIPGYVLVRMDLNEDSWSCVRHTPGVTGFVGNAHNPTPLRFQEAFNMLKPLVEVKDVPTAKAVQAKGGQAVARTPIAEIDFEIGETVVIKEGSFAGLPGSISEIKPESGKLTVLVSLFERETPVELSFDQVTKQ; this comes from the coding sequence GTGACTGATTCGACGCGCGAAGACGAGCAGCTGCTCGAGGCTGCTCTGGATGCACTAACCGAAACCGATGCTGCTGCAGTGGTTGACGTGGAGGCTGACGAAGTTATTGCCGATGCTCTCGACATCGACACCATCGAAGAAGCAGAAGCAGCCATCGTTGCTTCTGAAGATGAAGAAGAAGTTGCTGAAGACCCCTACGCAGCCTTCGAAGCAGAGCTTCGTACCCTGCCTGGTAAGTGGTACGTCATCCACTCCTACGCTGGCTTTGAGCGCAAGGTCAAGCACAACATTGAGAACCGTCGTACCTCGATGCAGCTCAACGATTTCATCTTCCAGATCGAAGTACCAATGGAAGACGTTGTTGAAATCAAGAACGGTCAGCGCAAGATGGTTACCCGTGTTCGTATCCCCGGGTACGTGCTCGTGCGTATGGACCTCAACGAAGACAGCTGGTCGTGTGTCCGTCACACCCCAGGTGTGACCGGCTTCGTCGGCAACGCTCACAACCCCACTCCTCTGCGTTTCCAGGAAGCATTCAACATGCTCAAGCCCCTGGTTGAGGTCAAGGATGTTCCTACCGCCAAGGCTGTTCAGGCCAAGGGTGGTCAGGCTGTTGCTCGTACCCCCATCGCAGAGATCGACTTCGAAATCGGCGAGACCGTGGTTATCAAGGAAGGTTCCTTCGCAGGTCTTCCTGGTTCGATCAGCGAAATCAAGCCAGAGAGCGGCAAGCTCACTGTTCTGGTTTCCCTGTTCGAACGTGAGACTCCAGTTGAACTGAGCTTCGACCAGGTCACTAAGCAGTAA
- a CDS encoding UDP-N-acetylmuramate dehydrogenase, with amino-acid sequence MNSVPLSTLTTMQVGGPARELITATTREQLIEAALNTWDSNEPWLILGGGSNTIVADHGFDGTVIHVCTHGMERQQDISRSPNHSTIRIAAGVNWDELVAWSISEGLAGIEALSGIPGSTGAAPIQNIGAYGQELSSVLTAVEFLDRYTQEITWIPASELALGYRDSVFKQGKEGVILTVELSLASYGNNLSAPIAFPQLASALGVELGAQVTLEEVRQSVLALRASKGMVLNPADPDTASAGSFFMNPIVTENFARNLPEDAPRFPVQNTQQDRVLPLGAEVPPLASVEAGPNLVKLSAAWLIENAGVKKGYSIPGSKAGISTKHTLAITNRGGATAAEVVGLATYVQAMVQSHFGIILRPEPNLIGVEI; translated from the coding sequence ATGAACTCAGTTCCGCTTTCCACACTGACCACCATGCAGGTGGGGGGTCCGGCGCGCGAACTCATTACCGCCACAACGCGGGAGCAACTTATTGAGGCTGCTCTGAATACGTGGGATTCGAATGAGCCCTGGCTCATTCTGGGCGGCGGATCCAACACCATCGTTGCTGACCATGGGTTTGATGGAACCGTTATTCACGTCTGCACGCACGGCATGGAACGGCAGCAAGACATTTCGCGCTCGCCAAACCACAGCACTATTCGCATTGCTGCGGGAGTGAACTGGGATGAACTCGTTGCGTGGAGTATTTCCGAAGGCTTAGCCGGTATAGAAGCACTCTCAGGGATTCCGGGATCTACGGGTGCTGCACCCATCCAGAACATTGGTGCATATGGCCAGGAATTGTCTTCGGTGCTGACCGCGGTGGAATTCCTTGATCGGTATACCCAGGAGATTACGTGGATTCCTGCCTCCGAACTGGCGTTGGGCTACCGTGATTCAGTGTTTAAGCAGGGCAAAGAAGGTGTCATTCTCACGGTGGAGTTGAGTCTGGCTTCCTATGGGAACAACCTGTCTGCACCAATTGCTTTCCCCCAGCTCGCCTCAGCGCTCGGTGTTGAGTTGGGTGCACAGGTAACTCTTGAAGAGGTTCGGCAATCCGTTCTTGCTCTGCGCGCGAGCAAAGGCATGGTTCTCAACCCTGCAGACCCCGACACAGCCAGCGCAGGTTCTTTCTTCATGAACCCCATCGTCACCGAAAACTTTGCTCGCAACTTGCCCGAGGACGCTCCACGTTTTCCCGTGCAGAACACTCAGCAGGACCGCGTGCTTCCACTCGGTGCTGAGGTGCCACCGCTGGCCTCGGTAGAAGCTGGTCCCAACCTAGTCAAGCTTTCTGCCGCATGGCTCATTGAGAATGCTGGCGTGAAGAAGGGATATTCCATCCCTGGCTCCAAGGCAGGCATCTCCACCAAGCACACTCTGGCAATTACTAACCGCGGCGGCGCAACAGCTGCCGAGGTGGTTGGCCTGGCCACCTATGTCCAAGCCATGGTCCAATCACACTTCGGAATTATCTTGCGCCCAGAACCCAACCTCATTGGAGTGGAGATTTAG
- a CDS encoding response regulator transcription factor, with protein sequence MRLTRADGSPIRVLVVDDEASLTDLLQMALRYEGWEIKTAADGSSAIATARDFRPDAVVLDIMLPDIDGLQVLQRMRADGNDVPVLFLTAKDSLDDRIAGLTAGGDDYVTKPFSLEEVVARLRGLIRRSTLTIDANESPILTVGDLELDEDSHEVRRAGRPIELTATEFELLRYLMRNPRRVVSKTQILDRVWDYDFGGKSSVVEIYISYLRKKIDAEGSPMLHTVRGAGYMIKPAD encoded by the coding sequence ATGCGCCTCACCCGAGCCGATGGCTCCCCCATTCGAGTCCTCGTCGTCGATGATGAAGCATCCCTGACTGATCTGTTACAGATGGCTCTTCGATATGAAGGTTGGGAAATCAAGACTGCCGCCGATGGCTCCTCCGCCATCGCCACGGCGCGTGATTTCCGACCAGATGCCGTCGTGCTCGACATCATGTTGCCGGACATTGATGGACTCCAGGTGTTGCAGCGCATGCGTGCTGACGGCAACGATGTTCCGGTGTTGTTCCTCACCGCTAAAGATTCACTCGATGACCGCATTGCTGGGTTGACTGCCGGTGGTGACGATTACGTTACTAAACCCTTCAGCTTGGAAGAAGTTGTGGCCAGGCTTCGAGGATTGATTCGCCGTTCAACCTTGACCATTGACGCAAATGAAAGCCCCATTCTCACTGTCGGCGATTTAGAACTTGATGAGGATAGCCATGAAGTGCGTCGTGCTGGGCGCCCCATCGAACTCACCGCTACCGAGTTCGAACTGCTGCGTTATCTCATGCGCAACCCACGCCGCGTCGTGAGCAAGACACAAATCCTTGACCGCGTGTGGGATTACGACTTTGGCGGCAAGAGTTCCGTCGTCGAGATATACATCTCCTACCTGCGCAAGAAGATTGATGCAGAGGGCTCTCCTATGTTGCATACCGTGCGTGGTGCCGGCTACATGATTAAGCCTGCTGACTAA
- a CDS encoding DUF1801 domain-containing protein: MAKFESVEDYLNSLEGPKQETLRAVMRAIETHFPEAEFKLAWNVPQVQIQGKYVFGMSAAKNHLSLAPWSEAVMADFAPRLAGYETTKGLIRIPVDWDVDQQLIADMISARMTELGI; the protein is encoded by the coding sequence ATGGCAAAGTTTGAGAGCGTAGAGGACTACCTCAACAGTTTGGAAGGCCCCAAGCAAGAAACTCTGCGAGCGGTTATGAGGGCCATCGAAACACATTTTCCTGAAGCTGAATTCAAACTCGCATGGAATGTTCCTCAGGTTCAGATCCAAGGCAAATACGTCTTTGGCATGTCCGCGGCAAAGAACCATCTTTCACTGGCGCCCTGGAGTGAAGCAGTCATGGCTGACTTTGCGCCGCGACTAGCTGGCTATGAAACCACCAAAGGCTTGATTCGTATCCCGGTTGATTGGGATGTTGATCAGCAGCTCATCGCCGACATGATTTCGGCTCGAATGACCGAACTGGGAATTTAG